A single region of the Lates calcarifer isolate ASB-BC8 linkage group LG3, TLL_Latcal_v3, whole genome shotgun sequence genome encodes:
- the LOC127143749 gene encoding transcription factor HIVEP3, with protein sequence MSTGLKLEIPLRHDDYSDIQVSHSHIQQSAPHITSSLELLRPVTSPSVAVRLQTDTLTPACAIYTTLSQSTSPRPQEAVDAVSHNVGISTPEYRNHRNISPDFESWSDDSLRLSGSGGNKRMLSPSNSIELPPESQQQQKRVKEEVEREVGCFDKASVDPSNQELKRENLADVCAPITHVGPSFPSLLSSTCNSWCYLNYIKPNPSTLDEQKPSVYSSWSTSSYDPNPPGLSSKTALSLLHCKQRLSPSIYTISPMSVRTTDTMEQEDNKRPCSTEVYNSQSYCRDREGTRNGQPSADDNRSNREEVKEEQKEEEVQSNSRNKQPPEVWISDQGSNEKYGGGGGKCQCEDCGFHHNNTSVLQKCTDCSTESPPCNITFKATGSLTEHLRSKPHGKETCCYPDDTDEGVCEDPSVHPDKQRDHQFSDLGKGGHDEDNNTKDKNDRHEDNRSISADSSHTASCDSEKPHSGGQPMEPEPSRSLAVTPNDSTQKNSARTRRALFARRRLDASASSRGSQSPSAQSLTPRREPSPPRSPSPRLTQSPAPPSSLSTSSCHVPTSPLRPVSPVRGLSPIIVQSHGFDFSGPLGSLADTSAQCQTCLHPRDRQSTARLSVDEVGLTHITPHPTRLRGAHNLLSHLPLHSQQPSRAPSLLIPIGGIHMIQPRSPLPLYSLVCSPTTATANPTGAGTSWRPSNALKGRFSLLQRQDTLKEMSPSSRASPTGPETSGETSPDSLSHRKSRGCFSIPATFESQDRGDAPRGEHRHTCYGEVCLP encoded by the exons ATGTCTACAGGGCTGAAGCTAGAGATTCCCTTACGACATGATGATTATTCAGACATTCAAGTAAGTCACTCTCACATCCAACAGTCTGCCCCCCATATCACTTCCAGTCTGGAGTTACTGAGGCCGGTCACATCTCCGTCAGTAGCAGTGCGTCTCCAAACAGACACCCTCACCCCAGCATGTGCCATATACACCACATTGTCTCAGTCCACTTCCCCTAGGCCCCAGGAGGCGGTTGATGCAGTTTCACACAATGTGGGTATCTCAACACCTGAATACAGAAACCACAGGAACATAAGTCCAGACTTTGAGTCATGGTCTGATGATAGCCTAAGGTTATCAGGCTCAGGGGGCAACAAACGCATGCTTTCCCCTTCAAACAGCATAGAACTCCCCCCTGagtcacaacagcagcagaagcgAGTAAAagaggaggtagagagggaAGTGGGATGTTTTGACAAGGCATCAGTAGACCCATCCAATCAGGAACTCAAACGGGAGAATCTTGCAGATGTTTGTGCTCCCATCACACACGTTGGACCTTCATTCCCCAGTCTGCTGTCCAGCACCTGTAATAGCTGGTGCTATTTGAACTACATTAAACCAAACCCTTCTACTCTGGATGAACAGAAGCCCTCAGTGTATTCATCGTGGTCCACTAGCAGCTATGACCCCAACCCACCTGGCCTCTCCAGCAAgacagctctctctcttctgcacTGTAAGCAGAGGCTCAGTCCCTCCATCTACACTATATCCCCCATGTCAGTCAGGACAACTGATACAATGGAGCAGGAGGACAACAAAAGACCATGCTCCACTGAG GTCTACAACAGCCAGTCATACTGCAGAGACCGTGAGGGAACGAGGAACGGACAGCCGTCAGCAGATGACAACAGATCAAATAGAGAAGAAGTGAAGGAGgaacagaaggaggaggaagtccAGTCAAACTCCAGAAATAAACAACCTCCTGAAGTTTGGATTTCTGATCAGGG ATCAAATGAGAAGtatggtggaggtggagggaagTGCCAATGTGAGGATTGTGGATTCCACCATAACAACACCAGTGTGCTGCAAAAGTGCACCGACTGCTCCACAGAATCCCCTCCATGTAACATCACTTTCAAAGCTACGG GGAGCCTCACTGAACACCTGAGATCTAAGCCCCATGGAAAAGAAACCTGTTGTTACCCAGATGACACAGATGAAG GAGTCTGTGAAGACCCATCAGTTCACCCAGATAAACAGAGGGATCACCAGTTCTCTGACCTAGGGAAAGGTGGACATGATgaagacaacaacacaaaggACAAGAACGATAGACATGAAGACAACAGGTCCATCTCAGCTGACAGCTCTCACACCGCCTCCTGTGACAGTGAGAAACCTCATTCAGGAGGCCAGCCGATGGAGCCTGAACCCAGCCGGTCCCTCGCAGTCACCCCCAACGATTCGACCCAGAAGAACTCAGCCAGGACCAGGAGGGCCCTGTTTGCCCGCAGACGCCTCGACGCTTCGGCATCCTCCAGAGGCTCCCAATCTCCGAGCGCTCAGTCCCTGACTCCGCGGAGGGAGCCGTCTCCACCTCGTAGCCCATCGCCCAGACTTACCCAGtcccctgctcctccttcctccctctccacatCTAGTTGTCATGTCCCCACCTCCCCACTGAGACCAGTCTCCCCTGTTAGAGGTCTCTCTCCTATAATAGTCCAGTCCCATGGATTTGATTTCTCTGGGCCTCTGGGCTCCCTCGCAGACACCTCTGCTCAGTGTCAAACCTGTCTTCACCCAAGGGACCGACAGTCTACAGCAAGACTG tCTGTGGATGAGGTTGGTCTGACCCATATCACTCCACATCCCACGCGGCTTCGGGGAGCCCACAACCTCCTGAGTCACCTCCCTCTGCACTCCCAGCAGCCAAGCAGGGCCCCGAGCCTTCTTATTCCCATTGGGGGGATTCACATGATTCAGCCCAggtcccccctccctctctacaGCCTGGTGTGCAGCCCTACAACAGCCACAGCTAACCCCACGGGTGCAGGGACATCCTGGAGACCGAGCAACGCTTTGAAGGGGAGGTTCTCCCTGCTGCAGCGGCAAGATACTCTCAAAGAGATGTCGCCCAGCAGCCGAGCCAGCCCGACGGGCCCCGAGACATCAGGGGAGACGTCCCCCGACTCTCTGTCTCACAGAAAGAGTCGGGGATGCTTCAGCATTCCAGCAACATTCGAGTCCCAGGACAGAGGCGACGCACCCAGAggagagcacagacacacatgttaCGGAGAGGTGTGTTTACCCTGA
- the LOC108900259 gene encoding endothelin-2 has product MMMDSFRCKTLTLIIICMALQEGCGLPLSDQAELPAQAPHSRHVRTKRCSCNNWDDKECIYFCHLDIIWVNTPSKLLPYGLGSPPSRRRRSANRCKCLNPADKTCSGFCQESSHDPRNDIVNPLGKSENTNRKKLLASFRSVVKSNMAIAKDTVSSNKNVVGVNRLKSRTRR; this is encoded by the exons ATGATGATGGATTCCTTCAGGTGCAAGACTTTGACTTTGATCATCATCTGCATGGCTCTGCAAGAGG GTTGTGGACTCCCCTTATCAGACCAGGCAGAGCTGCCAGCTCAGGCTCCACATTCACGACATGTCAGGACCAAACGCTGCTCCTGTAACAATTGGGATGATAAAGAATGCATCTACTTCTGCCACCTGGATATTATCTGGGTCAACACGCCAAG TAAACTCCTTCCGTATGGTCTGGGGAGTCCCCCGTCTCGCCGCCGCCGTTCAGCCAACCGCTGCAAATGCCTCAACCCAGCTGATAAAACTTGCTCCGGCTTCTGTCAAGAAAG CTCTCACGATCCAAGGAATGATATTGTGAACCCACTgggaaaatctgaaaacacaaacaggaagaaactgCTTGCATCTTTCAG ATCTGTGGTTAAGTCCAACATGGCTATTGCAAAAGACACTGTGTCATCAAACAAGAACGTGGTTGGAGTCAACAGGCTCAAGAGTAGAACAAGGAGGTAG